The nucleotide sequence GGAATACAAAGGCATTGACAAGAAATACAAGAGACATCCTAAAAATTTTCTTACTGCTCAAATTTTAACTATatcattttcaaacaaaacttTCAAACTTGTTTCAAACTTCATCTCATTGTATATTCATAAATGTCTCAATTCACCCGCAAATCAAAAGACCACTGAAAGAAAGCTTTTAAAGTCCTCACAACGTAGGATATCGTCGCTTCAACAGCCGCCCCACGTGTTATGCAAATCAAAGCGGATAAGTTTCTGAAAGTTCACACTCTTAAACTGGAAAAACTTAAAGGTGCAATGTACCTGTTTGAAAATGGACTAGGAAAAATTACTGGAACATAGATACAACTTCATGAGATTCggattagaaaatattttataatctgacTGTTGTTAAGTTTGTACTGTAAAGACATagaaatttacaaaacatttttcagtgttttcaaaataaaagtgaaatccgtgaaaacaataaaatttacaaaccaCAATATGATAAGTAACACAACAtattatcatactaatattataaatgcgaatgtttagatggatggatggatgtttgtttttaggtatctccggaacggctaaacagttcttaatgaaatttgacacagatgtagaacatagtctgaaagaacacataggctagttataaagttttttttttaattccgcgcggacggagtgccaggcgatagctagttaaaaaaaacttgagaggtgtcaagggacacccggatggaacgaagttcttttctattaattagtgaaggaaccaatgtttattctatgaataaaaaacttaagtcttcaaaagaagtacattttatttctatgaattttcgttatatattgtcacgttgttgccatggtgaactagcgctcattcgtcgttaacatacttgctatagcaaaaagtgtcgtgacaacttttcgtaagaattttttccgtctagccccctttcacaacgcgcgataaggaacttcgttccaattatgAAATCAACCAAAGTTGATAAGTATAAAGGTTTTTTGTTCTCAGTTCACGACGGTATTCATAGTCACCCGAACAGTAAAGTTCTACATCGTTGAAAGcggtgaatttaaaaattcaaaggtAAAAGTGACATCGAGGGAACGCTGAGTCCTTATTAACATCAGCCGAGTCACTTTCAAGATCACTCAGTTTAGAAACTTTGAATTATTCTTTTGAAAATTCACACTGAAGAATTTCGCGCGGAACAAATCGTGGAAGTTAAACTTTAACAATGGGATTTGAGTTATTCTCTTTTAGGGTATATTAACCACCTTTATATCACAAAGAGACTGTTTAAATGAAAACGAACTATTCActcattttttcataaaatactccaaaatacttaaatttaaattaaaatgctaaGTATGAATAATTTAGAACCGTGTAAAATTTTCTTCAGTAGGTTTTTTTGGCATTATATGAGCTGACGTATACATATTGTTGCATGCAAGTATTTTTGTGTAAGTTTACAAAAATTCACTACaatatgttacaattaaatgtaacaagcGATATATAAGAATTGACAAAACACTAAATATAGGTTGCCTTTTACGATATTAGATAAGCATAGTTAAATACTGCGAACAATgagtttttaaacaaaagaatcTAATACCcgatactattttaaaaactcgTTATAAAGGGCCTTGTTCATAGCACGCGACCAAGACGTGTGTttacgctctgatgcatcaaaGACGCGGGTACAAAGGTGATTTTTTGCTGcggttttttgttttttatttcacataaaGAACAGGATACTCGCTCTTCTGAGCAGGCGCCTTCACTTATCTGAAAATTACGTGCGCTCGCGCCATTTGTGGTGTTCTAATTATGtgtagaatattaaatttcatgcgataaatgcttttaatatttgtttactatCTTGTTAAgctttgttttacattttaggTACGAAAAAGCTATTAGAAATTGTTTTCAGgcataatacttttttatgtttttttgaaagatttttgaaattaattaaaaaaatatttaatagatatGTCCTGCAATGCGATTATTAAAGGAGATTTAAATACATCCTAAGCAAATGTGACTTGATTTAAATGTCTAAGCAACAGTCAAtcgtacattttaaaaagtcgATGTTAAGAATACATTCTtagcatatttttaaagtttgagatacattcatttaaaaaaaaaaacaacaaagcCAATATGGCGGACACAGGTGCAATATTGTATCTCATTATCAACGGTTTGCCAGTTAAGTGGAACGTTGCGCACGCGTCTGCCCGTCACGCTCGATGACGCTGATATGTGTATCTTAAGTTCTCGTCTCGCTCTCACTCCATACAAGTAATTGGCCGTCTTGCTCTACCAAAAATACTCTACTTGTTTCGATATACAGCTATTTTATCAGAATTCGTCTAGTCttcaattcaatattttacgttaataaaaagttgttgactttaattttgaactcattatttttaaagtaccGTTTTACcgttacataatataatttactttcatgTAAATTGTAGCACTTAAATATAATCGTGGCCACTCAGTGACAAAAATTCGTAAAGACAAAGGCTTTGATCTATTTTTCTGCTTTCTTTGTTAAGGTATTATATTTTGGTAGTTATAGaccatataaatataacattcaaCATGAGGGAAAGACAATTAATTGCATAATTCTAGCAAGTAACGCACGAGTCGCGGCAGACAACGGTTGACTGCCCACCCTTTATATCCTGACATgcgttatattaaaatattcctcGATAAAAACACCATGTTTTTATTGCCGTCAATAACAAAAAGCTGATGTATATcctgtttaatattaatttgtttttctcattttaatttaatacataacttCATTGTTCTAGttttatcacaatttttttctcgGCCTCCcaacaaaatgttatatgtCCTATTTCCAATCAATATCCACGAAAGGTCTAATAATCATAACCTACAGGTGTTCTACTTTTAGCTTAATTTTAGCTAAAATTGCGGACTAAACGTAGTCCTACTTCAGTTGATTTAAGTCCTTCAAAAATGTCTTATTATATAGGATTAGTCACATGTATATAGGCCTTTagcttataaaatatcttctaGGGCCATAAATCACAGACACCATATACTCGCTTGTTGCAAATTGTAGGCGAAACAGAGCGGTGGCATCTGATTACGGAAAGTCTGCCGCGAATGTACTGCGTTGAAGCCGACTCCGGATATTAACCGAGTTACAACAGCGTGACGATGTGAACGACTGCAACTTACGTGCTTGTTTCATATTGTACCCCACTGGAATACACATTTCCTTTTTCCCAGCTGTTGTactctttttatttatcatttttcttttgaattatACTTTTGGGAAACCGTATTGAATGCTAACTTACAGCTAACACTTACAGACGTTATTTACTCAAGCAGTACCTAAGTTTCACGTCTTAATGCgttttcattcaaaaataaaatgcttattaaaaacatgagTGAAcatctaattataaaattttatttggattTTTGATCCCGAGCCAGTTTAGACGTGTGTACCATTAAAAGCTTTGGTCGGCATCTTGTTTAACCTAGTGGCTAAAACTCGTTAAAACGCAAACACAAAACAATTCCGAAATCCAATTAATCGGTGAGGAGATAACGAAGctttctataaaatttcattctaCCCTGCAGCATTgaaatacaagaaaataatGCAAGACGATATTCTAAAATGGAATGGATTTCAAAGGAGTTCGCAGTTGATAGAAAACCGCGAAACAATATTCGAGCTGGCTCATCCGATAATAACGAGGCTTCCGAGCGAGCGCGCGCCTAATGTGCCTGCAGGTTATCCACCTTCAATTTCTCGGTGGattatttcttacaaaaatgaaaatatgcacgatgtaaatttagtttatgtttcaattattttagtatataggctttttaatagatttgttaaataattaaatagatatGTTAATACTCCgaattaacaaaagaaatttgacggacaatcaaatatttttaaagtggaAAGTCAAAACACATCTATTGTGATGATATTATACTTAAGCACTTACAGGCGGAGTAAATTAGAAGTAGAACTAAGCTTAAGTTACATTAGAGATAATGTGGGTTTTCAccatttcgtttttttattacacaggTGTTCATTCGGTACGCATCATCAACATACGAGTACCAGAAGTCATTCAATATGGTACGAGGGACGCGGTGACGCTTGACTGTGACTACGTGACCAAAAACGTCACGGGCCTGGTGGTGAAATGGTTCTACAACGACCGCTCACAGCCTGTCTACCAATGGATACCGCCACAGAAGCCTCAAGCGTTGGGATTATTGAAGAATAAGGTATGGCCTTTTTATGTCATTTGTAATCAGAATCATTATCAAGATCAGTCGAACCATTAGCAAACATGCTCGTTAGTAGACCAATTAATTATGTAGTCCTCCTATTGCATCATCCAACCTCATAAATATATCCTGTTTCCAAAGGGAAATGCTTTAACTAAAAGCAGAGCGCTTcataatgtttctttttatgaTGGTTATCTTCAGACACGAAGACCAAGCGCCATCATGTGGTTCTACTAGAAAAATGTTAGTGACCACTTTagccataaaatattttcttatggTTCTAGTTGGACTTGACCTATAAAGTGTCACAAAATCCGTACATGCAGCACCGAGCTCTAAGGATCCTGCAGCCCGGCACCGAGCTCACTGGAAACTATACTTGTGTGGTGTCTACGTTCCTTGCCGAAGATGAGAAGACACGACCCATGACTATTTTtggtaaatataacaaatggtaacaaaaaataaaagaccaAACAAGTCATTGCTTTCAAAACCCATTTGTAGTAAGATCAGTactgtaatttaataagtagttttatgtttattccGGGCTTATATGGAAATTGATGCCTCATTTTAAAGGTCCATATAAGATGcggtaatataaattttctttaaaatgatTCAACCCTGCATCAGTTGtggtaaaacaaataattaatttaacaaattgttcTTCTAAGAACCTGAATTTAAAGAGAAAACCACTCGAATTCAATTACGAACAACAAACACACAAATTCTATTGCCGGCAAGAGATATGCGTTTTGTGATTTGAGACAAAGCGGAAATTACATAGCGCTTGTTTAGTACCGGTGTAGCGGGGGCACGTTGTTTGGTTGTACCTGAACGGATGTAGGGGCTGACTATAGCCTGCTACATTACAAGCTTTAACAGGGGTGAtttgtatatttcaatatttatttccttgTAGTATATCTACTgatttttgtactttaatttTGCTAGCAAATTCTTCATTATTAGAGACTATGACAAACGATCCTGTTGAATGAATGATTCGATTGAACGGGTGAGGTGTTCTAAAATTGATCGCGGAAGAATTTCTTCTGATTTCAGACGGGAAAAATTAAAACCGAGATTCAGAAATTTGTGCTTAGTATTAGAAACCCATCAgattaaaacaatacaaatatttctacTACTACCCCTACTCATGAAGACATACATTACCATCATCAACAATTTAAACGattagaaaaacaataaattcattaattacgtttttaaattGACTATTATTAGCGCTGCTCTATGTATTTCGAAATACTAATTCGAATTGTACAACACGTACTTCTATAGATTAATAAAACggataaacaaatacaaacgGAACAGTGGAACATCAGGCGAGGGGGATGGGGGGAGGGAACAGATACTAATGGAATACAAATTACCGTTTTGCTTACATGAAATCAGTCAATACACGATACGATCTTATCTGTAGTCGAAAATTATATATGGGAAACTATTAAACTTTGGaagttaatttagttttaatatagtaaaggcaataacattatttacactagtctttgtttttatctgtttaatgttgttttgatCAAAGGCACATGACTTATGagcttacttttttttatttaaaaatttatcatttcTCATAGAATAGAAACAGTTTTACACAAAATGTGTTGAAACTAaagaagaattatttatttagactaACTTTTAAGGTCAATTACTTCACGTCGTATTCGTGATATGAAACTATTGGAGAGCACCAGAAGCATTCCAAGTCGAAGtaataatcattaaatttgatgTCGCCTGTGTACATAGTGGATGGTTTGATACATTTTctctttattaattactacttTTGATGGTCTCAtcaaaaagaattttttgatATTCTAGAATTTTACGATCGAAAAATGTTGACGTTTCTACAGAATTTCTCCTAAAATTTTCGATTTTAATACATTGCTAATATATTCCATCAGGCGTtttgctaaattaaaaaattacaattcataaacattacaaattataGAGAACAATAGTtccaataatttattgtatttgtttcaGTTCCCGAAACGAGGTTCGATATGATACAAGATCGGTTACAAGACGGCTActtgaatattatttgttcCGTTGAAGGCGTTTTTCCCAAGCCAGAGTTAGTCATCTTAGTCGGAAACAggtaattttcttaaatattattcactAAATATTCTTTcagtaaaaaacttaataaaacggttcctattaaatttttaagagaattaaattcactttaaCCTAATTTGTTCCTGTATGCACTACCGACACGACATTTGCATTCTTTTGTGTCCAGCGTATTCGCACTATGATTTTTCTTGCTGAgattttcgttttttaacAACTAGCTAACAAAGTTCCGTAATATTGCATGGCCGAAATACTACTTTAAACAAGTGAAGATTAgacaaaactataaataagatataagACATTCTccttatcaatttttttttatttttttctttacggtCCAAATCAACCTTCAAGATTCggat is from Papilio machaon chromosome 5, ilPapMach1.1, whole genome shotgun sequence and encodes:
- the LOC106710605 gene encoding uncharacterized protein LOC106710605; the encoded protein is MWCLMHFILVLQCVHSVRIINIRVPEVIQYGTRDAVTLDCDYVTKNVTGLVVKWFYNDRSQPVYQWIPPQKPQALGLLKNKLDLTYKVSQNPYMQHRALRILQPGTELTGNYTCVVSTFLAEDEKTRPMTIFVPETRFDMIQDRLQDGYLNIICSVEGVFPKPELVILVGNRPLNAKSSIKNFEGRYTALTSAVVSVDSLPPTVEILCDMQVPLANYFSRKRDIFYRDPPLTSPESTNYLQTSPDAGYSMESMPSLVFVSIVMFYILQSR